In the genome of Pseudomonas bubulae, one region contains:
- the copC gene encoding copper homeostasis periplasmic binding protein CopC, giving the protein MSFLKTTTVAVALTAGLLLSAVAQAHPKLLSSTPVEGSDAAAPSKIELHFSENLTTQFSGAKLIMTDMPGMPNSPMGVKASVAGGSDPKTMVITPAAPLSTGTYKVEWRAVSSDTHPITGNFSFKVK; this is encoded by the coding sequence ATGTCATTCCTTAAAACTACGACCGTAGCTGTTGCACTTACTGCGGGCTTGCTTCTGAGTGCAGTAGCTCAAGCACATCCAAAGCTCCTTTCTTCTACTCCGGTAGAAGGCTCGGATGCGGCGGCCCCTTCGAAAATTGAGCTGCACTTTTCTGAAAATCTAACTACTCAGTTTTCAGGTGCAAAACTGATCATGACCGATATGCCTGGGATGCCGAACTCCCCGATGGGTGTTAAGGCCAGCGTCGCTGGTGGCAGTGATCCGAAAACGATGGTGATTACACCGGCAGCACCTTTGAGCACAGGCACCTACAAAGTCGAATGGCGTGCTGTCTCCTCGGACACTCATCCGATCACCGGTAACTTCTCATTCAAAGTGAAATGA
- a CDS encoding DUF2790 domain-containing protein: MKTINSVIFIVVAAISSSVFAKDSDKVFEKRMSANSVAMEQYAIRHGKNIPVAKQYKYGMKLDVVNVVSMVRPAKGCGVMPAAMTYEDSEGVLNTVRYTVAGTCRKGG, translated from the coding sequence GTGAAGACTATTAATTCTGTGATTTTTATTGTGGTCGCTGCGATCTCTTCAAGCGTATTTGCTAAAGATAGTGACAAGGTTTTTGAAAAAAGAATGAGTGCCAACTCCGTAGCTATGGAGCAGTATGCGATTAGGCATGGAAAAAATATTCCCGTAGCTAAGCAATATAAATACGGAATGAAATTAGATGTTGTGAATGTAGTTAGCATGGTGCGACCAGCGAAAGGGTGCGGGGTGATGCCCGCAGCTATGACATACGAAGACTCTGAAGGAGTACTGAATACAGTCAGATACACAGTGGCCGGAACATGCCGTAAAGGTGGTTAG
- a CDS encoding IS110 family transposase, which yields MSESALIGIDLGKHTFHLHGQDKSGREVFHKKCSRAQMMQFFARLPSCVVAMEACAGSHYVARQLAAMGHAAKLISPQFVKPFVKGNKNDFVDAEAICEAASRPSMRFVTPKTESQQTLSVLHWMRESLVRDRTRTANQMHGFLLEFGVSLPRGLAIMKRLAVVLAEHELPVRLTVLLQRLHNHFVYLDEQIKAMDKELACQLADDDLGSRLLSIPCVGPITASLLAVEMGDGKQYRCSRDFAASVGLVPKQYSTGGKANLLGISKRGDKHLRQLLVQCSRLYMQRLDHQKGALADWVRSLLSRRHSNVVACALANKLARIAWAMAAHHTQYEAGPDALNA from the coding sequence ATGAGCGAGTCAGCGCTGATAGGTATTGATCTCGGTAAACATACGTTCCATCTGCACGGCCAGGATAAGTCAGGCCGGGAGGTGTTTCACAAAAAATGTTCACGGGCGCAAATGATGCAGTTTTTCGCCCGCTTGCCGAGCTGTGTCGTGGCAATGGAGGCCTGTGCGGGGTCACACTATGTTGCTCGTCAGTTGGCGGCAATGGGACACGCGGCCAAGCTGATTTCCCCGCAGTTCGTTAAGCCCTTCGTCAAGGGGAACAAAAACGACTTTGTCGACGCTGAGGCGATTTGCGAAGCCGCTTCTCGTCCTTCGATGCGTTTCGTTACGCCCAAGACTGAATCCCAGCAAACCCTGTCTGTACTCCATTGGATGCGCGAATCGTTGGTGCGTGATCGCACCAGAACCGCTAATCAAATGCACGGTTTTCTATTGGAGTTTGGCGTCAGCTTACCCAGAGGTTTGGCCATCATGAAGCGTCTGGCGGTTGTTTTGGCTGAGCATGAACTTCCCGTTCGTCTGACGGTGCTGCTGCAGCGTTTGCACAATCACTTCGTCTATCTGGATGAGCAAATCAAGGCAATGGATAAAGAGTTGGCATGCCAACTGGCCGACGATGATCTGGGAAGTCGTTTGCTGAGCATTCCATGTGTCGGCCCGATCACCGCCAGCCTGCTGGCTGTGGAGATGGGCGATGGCAAGCAGTACCGATGCAGCCGGGACTTTGCCGCATCAGTGGGCTTGGTACCCAAGCAATACAGCACCGGCGGCAAGGCCAACTTACTGGGGATCAGTAAACGCGGCGACAAGCACCTTCGACAGTTGTTGGTGCAATGTTCCAGGCTCTACATGCAGAGACTCGATCACCAGAAAGGAGCCTTGGCCGACTGGGTTCGCTCATTGCTGAGCCGACGCCACTCTAATGTCGTAGCCTGTGCCTTGGCTAACAAGCTGGCGCGTATCGCTTGGGCGATGGCCGCGCACCATACGCAATACGAAGCAGGGCCAGACGCCTTGAACGCCTGA
- the copD gene encoding copper homeostasis membrane protein CopD gives MSDSINIVVRFALYLDLMLLFGLAIFGLYSLRGIERVSGTVLNFESLLYGTSVVGVALSLAAMLLLAKAMSGVSGFMELHHHIFQMVLMGTDVGLTWMVRIAALVMAIIGVALNKRFPTLSLWMVTVCGAIALATLAWTGHGAMDEGSRRYWHFISDIFHLLAAGGWLGALAAFALLLRLKSLKSEQEAQILARVLTGFESAGGVIVAIISITGIVNYLFIVGPNLDEVMLSTYGQLLFLKTLLFAGMIVLAALNRFHLSPVLEKSVRNGEYSVAVNALRRSMTLEFTMAIVIICLVAWLGTLSPVMEMSAE, from the coding sequence ATGAGCGACTCAATAAATATTGTGGTTCGCTTTGCTCTTTATTTAGACCTGATGCTGTTATTCGGATTGGCAATTTTCGGCTTGTACAGCCTTAGGGGAATAGAAAGAGTATCGGGCACGGTCTTGAATTTTGAGTCGCTTCTTTACGGTACTTCTGTTGTAGGTGTAGCTCTATCCCTTGCAGCAATGTTGTTGCTTGCGAAAGCAATGAGCGGTGTATCGGGGTTCATGGAACTACATCACCATATTTTCCAAATGGTCCTCATGGGGACTGACGTCGGACTGACCTGGATGGTCCGCATAGCTGCCTTGGTTATGGCAATTATTGGCGTAGCGCTGAATAAAAGATTTCCGACACTCAGTCTCTGGATGGTGACTGTATGCGGAGCGATTGCGTTGGCGACGTTAGCATGGACAGGGCACGGTGCCATGGATGAGGGCAGTCGACGCTACTGGCATTTTATCAGTGATATTTTCCATCTTTTGGCCGCCGGTGGATGGTTAGGTGCTCTAGCGGCATTTGCCCTACTACTGCGTTTAAAATCGCTCAAAAGCGAGCAGGAAGCACAAATTCTTGCTCGGGTATTGACTGGCTTTGAGTCGGCCGGCGGAGTGATTGTGGCAATCATAAGCATCACTGGAATAGTCAATTACCTATTTATCGTTGGACCAAACCTCGATGAAGTGATGCTCAGTACTTATGGCCAACTTCTATTTTTGAAAACCTTGCTCTTTGCCGGAATGATCGTGTTAGCCGCGCTCAACCGCTTCCACTTAAGCCCGGTACTAGAAAAGTCAGTTCGCAACGGAGAATATTCTGTTGCAGTTAATGCATTGCGCCGCAGCATGACGCTGGAATTTACAATGGCGATCGTCATAATTTGCCTCGTCGCGTGGCTAGGCACCTTAAGTCCGGTAATGGAAATGAGCGCGGAATAG
- a CDS encoding CusA/CzcA family heavy metal efflux RND transporter has product MFERLIQFAIEQRIIVLLAVLLMAGLGIASYQKLPIDAVPDITNVQVQINTGAAGFSPLETEQRITFPIETAMAGLPALEQTRSLSRSGLSQVTVIFKEGTDLFFARQLVNERLQMAKEQLPEGVEAVMGPISTGLGEIFLWTVEAREDAVKEDGSPYTPTDLRVIQDWIIKPQLRNVPGVAEINTIGGFAKEYQIAPDPKRLAAYKLTLTDIVTALESNNANVGAGYIERSGEQLLIRAPGQVATTDDIANIVIANVDGTPIRIKNVATVDIGREMRTGAATENGREVVLGTVFMLIGENSRTVSQAVAVKLEQINRSLPKGVVAITVYDRTNLVDKAIATVKKNLIEGAILVIAILFLFLGNIRAALITAMVIPLAMLFTFTGMFTNKVSANLMSLGALDFGIIVDGAVVIVENAIRRLANAQHHHGRLLTRSERFHEVFAAAKEARRPLIFGQLIIMVVYLPIFALTGVEGKMFHPMAFTVVIALLGAMLLSVTFVPAAIAMFVTGKVKEEENVVMRGARRAYAPALDWVMSHRSLAFAMALGVIAASGVVASRMGSEFVPSLSEGDFALQALRVPGTSLTQSVEMQQRLEKLVLEKVPEVERMFARTGTAEIASDPMPPNISDSYVMLKPKDQWPDPSKSRETLTEEIQKAAAAMPGSNYELSQPIQLRFNELISGVRSDVAVKVFGDDMAVLNSTAAKIAASMQGVDGASEVKVEQTTGLPVLTINIDRDKAARYGLNVGDVQDTIAVAVGGRQAGTMYEGDRRFDIVVRLSDAMRKDVEGLSTLLIPVPALLNGNADQIGFIALSEVATLDLVLGPNQISRENGKRLVIVSANVRGRDIGSFVKEASIAIDQQVEIPAGYWATWGGQFEQLQSAAKRLQIVVPVALLLVFTLLFMMFNNLKDGMLVFTGIPFALTGGVMALWLRDIPLSISAGVGFIALSGVAVLNGLVMIAFIRNLREEGHSLNSAINEGALTRLRPVLMTALVASLGFIPMALATGTGAEVQRPLATVVIGGILSSTALTLLILPALYHWAHRKDEEAGSEKQEIV; this is encoded by the coding sequence ATGTTCGAACGCCTAATCCAATTTGCCATCGAGCAACGCATAATCGTCCTGCTCGCGGTTCTCCTCATGGCCGGACTCGGCATTGCTAGCTACCAGAAGCTGCCGATCGACGCCGTGCCCGACATCACCAACGTCCAGGTGCAAATCAATACTGGTGCCGCAGGTTTCTCGCCACTGGAGACTGAGCAGCGCATCACTTTCCCTATTGAAACCGCCATGGCAGGTCTGCCGGCACTTGAGCAGACGCGTTCACTCTCACGCTCGGGTCTTTCACAAGTTACGGTGATTTTCAAGGAAGGCACCGACCTATTCTTCGCCCGGCAATTGGTCAATGAACGATTGCAGATGGCAAAGGAACAATTGCCCGAAGGCGTGGAAGCTGTCATGGGGCCGATTTCTACCGGTTTGGGTGAGATTTTTCTGTGGACTGTCGAGGCCCGAGAAGACGCCGTAAAAGAGGATGGTAGCCCCTATACGCCGACCGACCTGAGGGTAATCCAAGATTGGATTATTAAACCTCAGCTGCGCAACGTTCCTGGGGTCGCCGAAATTAACACCATTGGCGGATTCGCCAAGGAATACCAGATTGCTCCGGATCCAAAACGCTTGGCCGCTTACAAGCTGACCCTGACAGACATTGTGACCGCGCTGGAAAGCAACAACGCTAACGTAGGAGCCGGCTACATTGAGCGCAGTGGCGAACAACTACTGATTCGTGCCCCTGGCCAAGTGGCGACCACCGACGACATCGCCAATATCGTGATCGCCAACGTCGATGGCACTCCTATACGTATTAAAAATGTGGCGACCGTGGATATTGGGCGTGAAATGCGTACCGGTGCGGCGACCGAAAACGGTCGTGAAGTCGTACTCGGCACGGTGTTCATGCTGATAGGCGAGAACAGCCGTACCGTCTCTCAGGCCGTTGCAGTCAAGCTAGAGCAAATCAACCGTTCACTGCCCAAAGGGGTGGTTGCGATCACTGTTTACGACCGTACTAACTTGGTAGACAAGGCTATTGCCACGGTCAAGAAGAATCTGATTGAAGGTGCAATCCTAGTAATCGCGATTTTGTTCCTATTCCTAGGCAATATTCGCGCAGCACTGATCACTGCCATGGTCATTCCTTTAGCCATGCTCTTTACCTTCACAGGCATGTTCACCAACAAAGTCAGCGCCAACCTGATGAGCCTGGGGGCTCTGGACTTCGGTATTATCGTCGACGGTGCAGTGGTTATTGTCGAAAATGCTATACGGCGCCTCGCCAATGCGCAGCACCATCACGGGCGCCTCCTAACTCGCTCCGAGCGCTTTCACGAAGTGTTTGCAGCAGCCAAGGAAGCCCGTCGACCACTGATTTTCGGGCAGTTGATCATCATGGTCGTTTATCTACCTATTTTTGCCCTGACCGGTGTCGAAGGGAAAATGTTCCACCCCATGGCGTTCACCGTCGTGATCGCCTTGCTAGGCGCGATGCTGCTGTCCGTAACCTTTGTTCCTGCGGCAATTGCCATGTTCGTGACGGGCAAAGTCAAGGAAGAAGAGAACGTGGTAATGCGAGGAGCGCGACGGGCTTATGCCCCCGCGCTGGATTGGGTCATGAGTCATCGATCGCTGGCATTTGCCATGGCATTAGGTGTCATCGCTGCGAGTGGCGTGGTCGCCAGTCGAATGGGCAGTGAGTTTGTACCTAGTCTCAGCGAAGGCGATTTTGCACTGCAAGCATTACGAGTACCCGGTACAAGTCTGACGCAATCGGTGGAAATGCAGCAGCGCCTAGAAAAGCTTGTGCTGGAAAAAGTGCCTGAAGTCGAACGGATGTTTGCTCGAACCGGTACTGCAGAGATTGCTTCCGATCCAATGCCGCCGAACATCTCTGATAGTTATGTGATGCTCAAACCGAAGGATCAATGGCCTGATCCAAGTAAATCCCGGGAGACGTTGACAGAAGAGATCCAGAAAGCAGCGGCTGCTATGCCCGGTAGCAACTATGAGCTTTCCCAGCCTATCCAACTACGTTTCAACGAGTTGATTTCAGGCGTGCGAAGTGATGTGGCGGTCAAGGTCTTCGGTGATGACATGGCAGTGCTTAACAGTACCGCTGCGAAAATTGCCGCGTCAATGCAGGGGGTCGATGGCGCCTCCGAGGTCAAAGTCGAACAGACAACGGGGCTACCTGTACTGACCATAAACATAGACCGCGACAAAGCCGCACGTTACGGTCTGAACGTTGGAGACGTTCAAGACACCATTGCGGTGGCTGTCGGTGGCCGCCAGGCCGGGACGATGTATGAGGGAGATCGCCGCTTCGACATAGTGGTGCGTTTATCCGACGCCATGCGTAAGGACGTTGAGGGGTTGTCCACACTGCTGATTCCAGTCCCGGCGCTGCTCAATGGCAATGCCGATCAGATCGGTTTTATTGCCCTTTCAGAAGTGGCGACCCTCGATCTTGTACTTGGCCCGAATCAGATCAGTCGTGAGAACGGTAAGCGTCTGGTCATTGTCAGCGCCAATGTACGTGGACGGGATATCGGCTCATTCGTTAAGGAGGCTAGCATCGCCATTGATCAGCAGGTAGAGATTCCGGCCGGTTATTGGGCTACCTGGGGTGGGCAGTTTGAACAACTTCAATCAGCTGCCAAACGCTTGCAGATAGTTGTCCCTGTGGCTCTGCTCTTGGTATTCACCCTGCTGTTCATGATGTTTAACAATCTCAAAGACGGCATGCTGGTATTCACCGGGATTCCATTCGCATTGACGGGTGGTGTTATGGCGTTGTGGCTACGTGATATCCCACTGTCGATCTCGGCGGGTGTTGGTTTCATTGCATTGTCGGGTGTGGCAGTGCTGAACGGTCTGGTGATGATTGCTTTTATCCGCAACCTTCGAGAAGAGGGACATTCGTTGAATTCTGCGATCAATGAAGGAGCGCTAACGCGGTTGCGCCCAGTATTAATGACAGCTTTGGTGGCATCCCTTGGCTTTATCCCCATGGCTCTAGCTACTGGAACAGGCGCGGAAGTCCAGCGGCCCCTAGCTACCGTTGTAATCGGGGGAATACTGTCCTCAACTGCGTTGACCCTACTTATACTTCCTGCGTTATATCACTGGGCACACCGTAAAGATGAAGAGGCAGGCAGCGAAAAACAAGAAATAGTATAG
- a CDS encoding co-regulatory protein PtrA N-terminal domain-containing protein, producing the protein MKIAQIYALVGALILSSTALAEGGGDRTFSRATQATEQAMEKFLAKELKKTPPKMSGGDKGQISK; encoded by the coding sequence ATGAAAATCGCACAAATTTACGCTCTTGTAGGAGCATTGATTCTTTCTTCCACTGCATTGGCTGAGGGTGGTGGAGACCGGACTTTTTCTAGAGCTACTCAAGCTACCGAGCAGGCTATGGAGAAGTTTTTAGCCAAAGAGCTGAAAAAAACTCCTCCGAAAATGTCAGGCGGTGATAAGGGCCAGATTAGTAAGTAA
- a CDS encoding IS3 family transposase (programmed frameshift), with amino-acid sequence MKTSRFSDSQIMAILKQAEAGTPAPELCREHGISSATFYKWRTKFGGMDASLMARLRELEEENRRLKKMYAEERLKAEIIQEAMGKKVVMPSRRREMAQEVVRSGRCSIKLACLAFRVSTTCYRYQPRLAYENAEIADHLIRLTHNQRNWGFGLCFLYLRNVKGYRWNHKRVYRIYRELELNLRIKPRKRIVREKPEPLAVPEVSNHCWSMDFMHDQLADGRSFRVFNLIDDFNREALSMEIDFSLPAERVVRALDQVIEWRGKPQVIRSDNGPEFISAKLTGWAEKRGIRLDYIQPGNPQQNAYVERYNSTVRYDWLGHYLFGSIAEVQNYGTSWIWTYNHERPNMALGGITPKQKLALVA; translated from the exons GTGAAGACATCGCGTTTTTCAGACAGTCAAATCATGGCCATTCTCAAGCAAGCAGAGGCTGGAACCCCAGCCCCAGAGCTATGCCGTGAGCACGGCATCAGTTCGGCCACGTTCTATAAGTGGCGTACCAAATTCGGTGGCATGGACGCCTCGCTAATGGCTCGTTTACGTGAGCTGGAGGAAGAAAACCGGCGGCTTAAAAAAATGTATGCCGAAGAGCGCCTCAAAGCCGAAATCATCCAGGAAGCCATGG GCAAAAAAGTGGTGATGCCATCTCGGCGACGAGAGATGGCGCAGGAGGTGGTTCGCTCAGGTCGGTGCAGTATCAAGCTGGCGTGCTTGGCCTTCAGGGTCAGCACCACGTGCTATCGCTATCAGCCGCGTTTGGCGTATGAAAACGCCGAGATTGCCGATCATTTAATCCGCCTGACACACAACCAGCGAAACTGGGGCTTCGGCTTATGCTTTCTGTACCTGCGCAACGTCAAAGGCTATCGCTGGAACCACAAGCGGGTGTACCGGATTTACCGCGAGCTGGAACTGAATCTGCGTATCAAGCCGCGCAAACGTATTGTGCGCGAGAAGCCCGAGCCGCTGGCTGTTCCTGAAGTCAGCAACCACTGCTGGTCGATGGATTTCATGCACGACCAATTGGCGGACGGACGCAGCTTTCGAGTTTTCAATCTGATCGACGACTTCAACCGCGAAGCCCTGAGTATGGAAATTGATTTTTCGCTTCCGGCTGAACGTGTGGTGCGAGCGCTGGATCAGGTCATTGAGTGGCGCGGGAAGCCACAAGTCATCCGCAGTGACAACGGCCCGGAATTCATCAGTGCCAAACTCACGGGTTGGGCTGAAAAACGGGGCATTCGTTTGGACTATATTCAGCCGGGCAACCCGCAGCAAAACGCTTACGTCGAGCGCTATAACAGCACAGTACGTTACGACTGGCTGGGGCATTACTTGTTTGGATCGATAGCGGAAGTTCAGAATTACGGCACAAGCTGGATCTGGACATACAATCACGAGCGCCCGAATATGGCCCTCGGCGGCATAACCCCTAAACAGAAATTGGCCCTGGTGGCCTGA
- a CDS encoding OprD family porin, producing MINNTKFSIAAMAMIVSSVPPMVIAEEKNGGFIEDSSLTVLNRNYYFNREHRNGESSPTGNGYSEAWANAIITKFESGFTLGTIGVGVDAFAMIGIKLDTGGGRNGGRSSFDVLPVNSNGEARDEYTKVGGAAKIRAFDTVVKVGDVFPSTPVVAAGDSRLLPESFTGVTATNTSIEGLTVQGGRLHAMSQPVSSNMRDNFATFYAGPVNSPWVGYFGGDYNLNKNVTLSLYSSRLKDAWNQYYAGTGLNYSLSNELSVFGGLNYYKAVDEGKKLLGDFDNNIWSGKVGVKYGAHTLALSHQRNNGNNDFDYLRQSDSIFLDNSIQYSDFNSPKERSWMVRYDLDMTSYGVPGLSFMTRYGRGTDADYSNANTTYMRRDADGNPLTDQKRWERDIEVKYVVQTGTLKDMSLRLRQANTRATTFESDLDEVRVIIEYPLAIL from the coding sequence ATGATTAACAATACAAAGTTTTCGATAGCCGCTATGGCAATGATTGTCAGCTCTGTGCCGCCAATGGTGATTGCGGAAGAAAAAAATGGCGGTTTTATAGAGGATAGTAGCCTTACCGTCCTTAACCGCAACTACTACTTCAATCGCGAACATCGTAACGGAGAGTCAAGCCCTACAGGCAATGGATATTCCGAAGCATGGGCAAACGCGATTATTACTAAATTCGAGTCTGGATTTACCCTGGGCACAATCGGTGTCGGAGTGGATGCGTTTGCTATGATTGGAATAAAACTCGACACGGGTGGCGGCCGTAATGGCGGCCGTAGTTCATTTGATGTCCTTCCAGTCAATAGCAACGGAGAGGCAAGGGACGAATACACAAAAGTGGGAGGTGCGGCAAAAATTCGCGCCTTTGACACCGTAGTAAAAGTCGGTGACGTATTCCCATCCACCCCAGTTGTGGCTGCTGGCGACTCAAGACTACTACCGGAAAGTTTCACTGGCGTCACAGCAACCAATACTAGCATTGAAGGCTTGACCGTTCAGGGCGGTCGCCTACATGCCATGAGCCAGCCAGTTTCGAGCAACATGCGCGACAACTTTGCGACCTTCTATGCTGGGCCTGTTAACTCGCCTTGGGTAGGCTACTTTGGTGGTGATTATAACTTAAACAAAAACGTCACCCTTAGTCTTTACTCCAGTCGCCTCAAGGACGCATGGAATCAATACTATGCTGGCACCGGGCTAAACTACTCATTATCAAATGAGCTTTCCGTATTCGGAGGCCTTAACTATTATAAGGCCGTCGACGAAGGAAAAAAATTACTTGGCGATTTCGACAATAACATATGGAGCGGTAAAGTAGGCGTGAAGTATGGTGCACACACACTTGCACTATCCCATCAGAGAAATAATGGCAATAACGATTTCGATTACCTGCGTCAGTCGGACTCGATCTTTCTTGATAACTCAATTCAGTACAGTGATTTCAACTCACCTAAAGAACGCTCTTGGATGGTTCGCTACGACCTCGACATGACATCGTATGGCGTGCCTGGCTTGTCGTTTATGACGCGTTACGGTCGTGGCACTGATGCTGATTACTCTAACGCCAATACGACGTACATGAGACGCGATGCGGATGGAAACCCACTTACCGACCAGAAACGTTGGGAGCGTGACATCGAAGTAAAATATGTCGTTCAGACAGGCACCTTGAAAGATATGTCTTTGCGCCTACGGCAAGCTAATACTCGTGCAACCACATTTGAGTCGGATCTGGATGAGGTTCGTGTGATTATTGAGTATCCATTAGCTATTCTTTAA